The Candidatus Paceibacterota bacterium nucleotide sequence CTTAATTTGGCAATGATGCCAAATTTTAGTTCCTTTTCCAATATTTGCTCCTTTTTCAATTTCCGCCGTTTTATGCTTCCAATAATTATTTTTCATACATCTTTTCAATTAACTTTACCGATTTTAGGGCCTCTTTTACATCAACTCCTTTTCCGTTTAATAAATCTTTATAAACAAACTTGTGTAAATTCTCAAAAGAAAGATTGTCTTTTGAACAGAAATTATAGTCAATTCCGTTTATTTTAAAAGTTCTTCTTTGACTGTCTCTTTTTGCATCAGTACTTACTTTCCATTTACAATTATAGTTGTCTCCTAAAATAACTCCTTCTCCCGTCTTATCGTCAAGAAAAGAAACATTCACTTCTTTTGGTTCTCCAAATAAATGAATAAGCAAATCAAAATAATGAACTCCCAAATTAAAGAGAACTCCTCCTGATTTTTCTTTCTGCCCTTTCCAGGAATTGTAATAGTTATCGTCTCTATAAACGGAAATATCCATTTCTATTTCATTATGACTCTTTATATTCTCCTTAATTTCTTTAATTAAAGGATGATATCTTAATTGAAGAACCGTAAAAACATTTTTC carries:
- a CDS encoding Gfo/Idh/MocA family oxidoreductase; amino-acid sequence: MKFSIIGTGFILPSHIQAIRDIGGEIIDIVNDKRGEGIWREMIKTTLADCIVILSPNFLHFDMIKESVKNNKIVLSEKPLVINSEHGELLKKEKNVFTVLQLRYHPLIKEIKENIKSHNEIEMDISVYRDDNYYNSWKGQKEKSGGVLFNLGVHYFDLLIHLFGEPKEVNVSFLDDKTGEGVILGDNYNCKWKVSTDAKRDSQRRTFKINGIDYNFCSKDNLSFENLHKFVYKDLLNGKGVDVKEALKSVKLIEKMYEK